The following nucleotide sequence is from Mytilus trossulus isolate FHL-02 chromosome 9, PNRI_Mtr1.1.1.hap1, whole genome shotgun sequence.
AAAGGGAAAGTCGAAAGTACTATGTAAGATTATATCGCCTCTGACTAAATGGATAGATCCATCGTTTCAGATACTTCAGATCTCTGAAGGAAGTCATATTAACACTGAAAAAATGACATGCAATGATGAAAATAGTGACGATGAAATTCTGCAGACTCCTGCACTCAGcattatgatgtttttgtctGAAAGTGGAGCCGTAACATACGATGAACTCAAGGCAGTTTTAAAGAAACGACCGTGGAAACTGCATCATAAAATGGaattaaaaagcaaaatatcCCCCGATCGAACTATTGGTTGTCAGGAGTTTTATGGTTTAGCAGACGATATGCCGCTTTGGTCAGTTTGTCCAATTCACTGTGGCAACGAACACCTCAGATTCTTACTTCATGTGAGGAAATTCAAAGAAATGGTGGAGTTTTATCGCATTATCACAAATGctgaaatggaaagttcaaaaCCGGGATTTTGTATCTTTCCAATGTATACACAGCCAGGATTAGATTGTCAGCTGGCTTTAAAATACTCAAAACACATCGACCCCGTACCTATTGAAAATGTGATTCTAGTCTTTAAAGTACAATGTATGAAAAGTATCAAAGCTTCAGTGCAGTGTGTTATCACACAACTTGATGATATTACATACAATGTCTGTGACCCAGACGGAAACAAAATACAACTCAAAACGGACCCGGTTATACAGAGACAGACTCCGCCTGGATTAAGTGAAATGTCTGCAGTAAAGAACATATTAGAGGATTATAAAACTTATCGGAGTTCCTCGGACAGTTACGATTCCGGAAGGTTTTCAGACAGTGACTTGTGGTTTAGTGAAGCAGAGCAACAAGTgtcagaaaataacaaaaaattacattataacaTTAATAATGTAAGTTTGTCAGGGAATAAATCTTCTCATAGAACTGAAAGAAGTGAAGTGCGTAGTCAAACAAATGATGCTTGCCGAATCATTTATCAGAATCAAAAGAGTGACGGAGACGATAAGAAAACACATTGTAAATATCAGTCATGTTTTAAAGAATCTGTGTACCTTTAACGGGTATATCATCAGGATTATTTTGTGAATTAACTAATATTGTGTGCAATGTCAGTACATTAACATCTCTTTTTCAAGTAAATTATAAACcagaaaatgaatttttagtTTGCTCATACCTTTAAAACCTATTTTGTATTCACACTGAGCGTGAATGGTATTAGGTACgctatttttattcttccatCCGATTTTTATCTGGGATCCAGGTGTTATAAGGTGTATTGCAatttgggttgtttttttacTCATAGATTAACCTCTATATTTCTAAAGAATAAAAGGATAACATGGAATAAATAAGATACATGATACGCGCACCTGCTGATTAGTAagtaattatttaaacattttatgtaaataGGAATCACGGGTATCTTTTAAGTTCAGTATAAATAGGTACATTTTTAAACCGGTCATAAGTCAAAATACTTTGTCggtttattttcaaatcgttTCATTATATTAAATGATGAGCAAAGCTAAACGTAAACTGCTTAGAATAGTCCAAACGTAATGAGACCATAGCATAAGTatgtttaacatatatattatgatattttaattacCCCTCCCCCGTCTCCCTCATTTCCTCTCCCTTTCAATCAAATAAACTTCTTCCGTTCATTATATTGTACATATAAGGCCATTATTTTCTCGTTTtcattgttttgcatttgtcaaTTCGGGGATATATGGTATAGGCTATGTTCAATGATGAATGCCGTACGGTACCCTATATAGCTGTTAATTCCTGTGTCATATTGCCTCttttggacagttgtctcattgttggatattccacatcttctttttataatatgaatCTACT
It contains:
- the LOC134685099 gene encoding protein FAM124A-like; its protein translation is MTMENANLADPYTCTVRIMAPKGKSKVLCKIISPLTKWIDPSFQILQISEGSHINTEKMTCNDENSDDEILQTPALSIMMFLSESGAVTYDELKAVLKKRPWKLHHKMELKSKISPDRTIGCQEFYGLADDMPLWSVCPIHCGNEHLRFLLHVRKFKEMVEFYRIITNAEMESSKPGFCIFPMYTQPGLDCQLALKYSKHIDPVPIENVILVFKVQCMKSIKASVQCVITQLDDITYNVCDPDGNKIQLKTDPVIQRQTPPGLSEMSAVKNILEDYKTYRSSSDSYDSGRFSDSDLWFSEAEQQVSENNKKLHYNINNVSLSGNKSSHRTERSEVRSQTNDACRIIYQNQKSDGDDKKTHCKYQSCFKESVYL